Proteins encoded in a region of the Anopheles ziemanni chromosome 2, idAnoZiCoDA_A2_x.2, whole genome shotgun sequence genome:
- the LOC131294514 gene encoding uncharacterized protein LOC131294514 — translation MKVIVTLTLMTASWLLGACHANPFKGTRTYNLESDADRYGRYERVLLGLRTSEGLRLDPALLEEVRQVLLDEERAESAASAERYRTVDVHLANPQQSRHVAELLYRARLQTSRADHNRAA, via the exons ATGAAAGTGATAGTGACC CTGACGCTGATGACGGCGAGCTGGCTGTTGGGCGCGTGCCACGCCAACCCGTTCAAGGGAACGCGCACGTACAACCTCGAGTCGGACGCGGATCGCTACGGGCGGTACGAACGGGTTCTGCTCGGGCTGCGGACATCCGAAGGTCTCCGGCTGGATCCGGCCCTGCTCGAGGAGGTCCGCCAGGTGCTGCTGGACGAGGAGCGCGCGGAGTCGGCCGCGAGCGCCGAACGGTACCGCACCGTGGACGTGCACCTGGCCAATCCGCAGCAATCGCGACACGTTGCCGAACTGCTCTACCGGGCGCGACTTCAGACTTCGAGGGCGGACCATAACCGGGCCGCGTGA